Below is a window of Deltaproteobacteria bacterium DNA.
CGGGTTCCACCGCTGCGGTCCCCCGACGATCCCCTCCAGGGCGGATTTCCCGAGGAGCCACCGGCCGGCCCCGACGCGGGACAGTTTCTCCGCCAGCGAGCACCGCCCCATGGGGGATCCGAGCATCGCCACTTTCCCGACCCGGGGAATTTCCCCTTCGAGCAGCATCCTCGCGATGACCACACCGCCGAGGCTGTGCCCCACCAGGTGGACGGTTTCCCCTTCGGTGGCCTCGATGAAGGCGCGCAGCTCGACGATCGCCGCTCCGATTCCGCGGCGCCACGACCGGTAACGGAAGTAGCGCGGGCGGAACCCGGCCTGCGACAGACGTCCCCCGAGCACCCGCATCTCGGCTCCCGTCATCCAGAGTCCGTGCACGAGAACGACCGGATCCCCCGCCGGGCCGCGATCCCTGTTTCCTGTGGTCAATCGCCCTCCAGGGCGCGATTATAACGCATCGCTTGATGGTAGACTGTGCCGATGAGCGGATCCGTCACGCTTCCCCTCTGGGCCGCCCTTCTCTTCGCCGCGCTGGCGATCCTCGGCGCCGTCGACCGACTGCTGGTCCCCGGGGTCCGATGGTTTCTCCGCCGGCGCGTGAACATCGTCCTCGAGGAGATCGGCAAACGCCTCCACCTCGAGATCCGCCCGTTCACCCTCACCAAGCGGCAGGTCCTCATCGACCGCCTGATGTACGACCCGAAGGTCCTTGCGGCGGCGGGAGAGCACGCCCGCGAAACGGGAATCCCGCGCGACGTCGCGGTGGCGGAGGTGGAGCGGTACGCGAGGGAGATCGTCCCGGCGTTCAACGCCTACGCCTACTTCCGGGTGGGATACTGGCTCGCCCGCAGCGCCGCCCGGGCGCTCTACCGGGTTCGGGTGGGATTCACGGACGAGGAGGGACTCTCGCGGGTCGACCCGAAATCCACCGTGGTGTTCGTCATGAACCACCGGAGCAAC
It encodes the following:
- a CDS encoding alpha/beta hydrolase; this encodes MTTGNRDRGPAGDPVVLVHGLWMTGAEMRVLGGRLSQAGFRPRYFRYRSWRRGIGAAIVELRAFIEATEGETVHLVGHSLGGVVIARMLLEGEIPRVGKVAMLGSPMGRCSLAEKLSRVGAGRWLLGKSALEGIVGGPQRWNPSRELLVVAGDVPIGTGVLFGLEKPHDGVVRVEETRVEGARSAVVRASHVGLLLSRKVAALICDHFGGAVVSSGTYAPRPR